In the Paenibacillus sp. FSL H7-0357 genome, one interval contains:
- a CDS encoding serine hydrolase domain-containing protein translates to MNRLLIKMLCACILLGITALPPASANTAGSGISAESVDEYVLRLMDQMDLPGVSVAVLRGDKTYVKGYGKADASRNIPVTPDTLFELGSNSKAFTGVGLLLLVERGLVDLEAPVTRYLPWLALQAKGESAEPTVGHFLHQTSGLGSDSVALIDPSTEDNALQNTVRGLSENPLWYKPGTQFLYSTGNYDVLGAIIEAVSGMSYESYMSAEVLQPLGLEQTSAGRAILQGGKEISQGYKPGLISNREYQAPVYRGNTPAGYILSSAKDMANWLNLQMNPAAAPSELRGAIARAQIPDETVKATETPPYTTPFHYGGGWLVFNKGDHTLYSHGGNNPNFSSYVLFDPVKQIGVAVLGNRNTTATYAICEGLYALQQDLKPAAAPMDTMDTANLAGRIIILICAALCLWMIYVWVKDLRLIRSGRRMRRGPSIALYVKISGFVILAVFIVAVAWYIPKMLFWGYPWRFIVVWAPFTIVPAMILIAITGTMFPALRLLKMWFPLHPKVQTDRRTQPQVTQEEASL, encoded by the coding sequence ATGAACCGCTTGCTAATCAAAATGCTCTGTGCCTGTATTCTGCTTGGTATAACTGCGCTGCCGCCAGCTTCGGCAAATACTGCTGGTAGCGGGATTTCGGCTGAGTCCGTCGACGAATATGTGCTTAGGCTGATGGATCAGATGGATCTTCCCGGTGTCTCTGTAGCTGTGCTTCGCGGTGACAAGACTTATGTTAAGGGGTATGGCAAAGCTGACGCCAGCCGGAATATACCGGTAACCCCGGACACCTTGTTCGAACTTGGCTCCAACAGTAAAGCCTTCACCGGCGTCGGTCTGCTGCTGCTTGTCGAAAGAGGGCTTGTAGACCTGGAAGCGCCGGTAACCCGCTATCTGCCATGGTTAGCACTGCAAGCGAAGGGGGAGTCTGCGGAACCAACGGTCGGGCATTTCCTCCACCAGACCAGTGGACTGGGCAGTGATTCCGTTGCGCTGATTGATCCGTCCACCGAAGACAACGCACTCCAGAATACGGTGCGCGGACTAAGCGAAAACCCGCTCTGGTATAAACCGGGGACCCAATTTCTGTACTCCACCGGAAATTATGATGTACTTGGCGCGATTATTGAAGCTGTGAGCGGGATGTCCTATGAATCTTATATGTCCGCTGAAGTTTTGCAGCCTTTGGGTTTAGAGCAAACATCCGCAGGAAGAGCGATCTTGCAAGGTGGCAAGGAAATCTCCCAAGGATACAAGCCTGGACTTATCAGCAACAGAGAGTATCAAGCCCCCGTCTACCGCGGGAATACACCCGCAGGCTACATTTTGTCAAGCGCTAAGGATATGGCCAACTGGTTGAATCTGCAGATGAACCCGGCAGCAGCGCCTTCAGAGCTTAGGGGGGCCATTGCCCGTGCGCAGATTCCCGATGAAACGGTCAAGGCAACAGAAACTCCTCCGTACACGACACCTTTTCATTATGGCGGTGGCTGGCTTGTATTTAACAAAGGAGATCATACCCTCTATTCACACGGGGGCAATAATCCAAATTTCTCTTCTTACGTCTTGTTTGATCCAGTAAAACAAATCGGAGTTGCTGTCCTGGGGAATCGGAATACGACGGCGACTTACGCCATCTGCGAGGGATTGTATGCCTTGCAGCAAGATCTGAAACCTGCCGCTGCACCAATGGATACTATGGACACGGCGAATCTCGCAGGACGGATCATTATCCTCATTTGTGCGGCTCTTTGTCTCTGGATGATCTACGTATGGGTCAAGGATCTGCGTTTGATCCGCAGTGGCAGACGGATGCGTAGGGGACCTTCTATCGCCCTATACGTCAAGATATCCGGTTTTGTTATCCTAGCCGTTTTTATCGTGGCCGTGGCCTGGTATATACCCAAAATGCTTTTTTGGGGCTATCCTTGGAGATTTATTGTCGTCTGGGCACCGTTTACGATTGTACCGGCTATGATTTTGATCGCAATCACTGGAACGATGTTCCCGGCCTTAAGACTGTTAAAAATGTGGTTCCCGCTACATCCAAAGGTGCAAACGGACCGCCGGACACAGCCGCAAGTGACTCAAGAGGAGGCTTCCTTATGA
- a CDS encoding thioesterase II family protein, translating to MTIKLFTIPYSGSSAAIYLKWRTLLPENIEVVPLEFPGRGKRFGSKLCGSMEELIDDLVQHIGSQLQGSPYALYGHSLGGLAAYELSVRLLESGQALPVHVFLSGCNPPHLRYGEEQLHKLPDELFLQEIIKLGGTAQELVNHSELMRVFLPIIKADYRIYELYAGNGRCVKLPVDCTVMLGTDDPLMPAENGIEWEQYISGSMVIKNLPGGHFFIHDRQDDVIAAIQDALAVHK from the coding sequence ATGACTATCAAGCTTTTTACAATTCCGTATTCCGGCAGCTCAGCAGCCATCTACCTGAAATGGAGGACTCTGCTGCCAGAAAATATCGAAGTGGTACCCCTTGAATTTCCAGGCAGAGGCAAACGGTTCGGGTCCAAGCTATGCGGCAGTATGGAGGAATTGATTGACGATCTTGTACAGCATATTGGCAGCCAGCTTCAGGGGAGTCCATATGCGCTGTACGGACACAGCCTGGGAGGACTGGCGGCTTATGAACTGAGTGTGCGGCTCCTGGAGAGCGGACAGGCGCTTCCGGTACATGTCTTCCTCTCTGGCTGTAACCCCCCACACCTGCGTTATGGAGAGGAGCAACTGCATAAACTGCCGGACGAGCTATTCCTTCAAGAAATCATCAAGCTGGGCGGTACCGCTCAGGAACTGGTTAATCACTCGGAGCTAATGAGAGTTTTTCTGCCGATCATCAAAGCGGACTATAGAATCTACGAGTTATATGCCGGTAACGGCCGGTGCGTGAAGCTTCCGGTGGATTGCACGGTCATGCTCGGCACCGATGATCCCTTGATGCCTGCGGAGAACGGGATAGAGTGGGAGCAGTATATCAGCGGGAGCATGGTGATCAAAAATCTGCCCGGCGGCCACTTTTTCATTCATGACCGGCAGGATGATGTGATCGCCGCCATTCAGGATGCACTTGCCGTTCATAAGTGA